In a genomic window of Pangasianodon hypophthalmus isolate fPanHyp1 chromosome 19, fPanHyp1.pri, whole genome shotgun sequence:
- the kidins220b gene encoding kinase D-interacting substrate of 220 kDa B isoform X2, translated as MDTTTSIKMTTIAIQNLFSYVEEENLAALKAHLDKFKEVDGRSDNGQTPLMLAAEQGSLEIVQELIRRGANVNLDDVDCWSALISAAKEGHVEVVKELLDNSAYIEHRDMGGWTALMWAAYKGRVEVAKVLLENGANPNTTGQYSVYPIIWAAGRGHAEIVKLLLKQGAKVNCSDKYGTTPLIWAARKGHYDCVMHLLENGADVDQEGANSMTALIVAVKGGYTEVVKELLKRNPNVNMTDKDGNTALMIAAKEGYTEIVQDLLDAGTYVNIPDRSGDTVLIGAVRGGHVEIVRALLHKYADIDIRGQDNKTALYWAVEKGNATMVRDILQCNPDTETTTKDSETPLIKATKMRNIEIVELLLDKGAKVSAVDKKGDTPLHIAIRGRSRRLAELLLRNPKDGRLLYKPNKAGETPYNIDCSHQKSILTQIFGARHLSPTETDGDMLGYDLYSSALADILSEPTMQPPICVGLYAQWGSGKSFLLKKLEDEMKTFAGQQIEPLFQFSWLVVFLSLLLCGSVALLLGFTVDPNLAIAVSLSLLALLYLFFVVVYFGSRREGESWNWAWVLSTRLARHIGYLELLLKLMFVNPPELPEQTTRALPVRFLFTDYNRLSSVGGETSMAEMIATLSDACEREFGFMASRLFRVFKTEDTQGKKKWKKTCCIPSFVIFLFILGCLITGMALLAVFKVDSRNQTVNAVLVAMASVVGLALLLNCRTWWQVTDSVLNSQRKRLHSAANKMQKLKSEGFMKVLKSEVELMAKMAKTIDSFTQNQTRLVVIIDGLDSCEQDKVLQMLDTVRVLFSKGPFISIFASDPHIIIKAINQNLNSVLRDSNINGHDYMRNIVHLPVFLNSRGLSSAKKMCAPAPANGEMGNSEGWHEELDRKLSQNSLGEMAKLGSKTTLNRRDTYRRRQMQRSVTRQMSFDLSKLLVTEDWFSDISPQTMRRLLNIVSVTGRLLRANQITFNWDRLASWINLTEQWPYRTSWLILYLEETDGIPEQATLKTIYERISKNIPTTKDVEPLLEIDGDVRSFEVFLSSRTPVLAARDIRTFLPCTVNLDPKLREIIADVRAAREQMNMGGVTYPTLPLQDPAVRPTSIYSQHSSACSPTASYSGPYNVTGVSPQPHSAFYSGIAGPQHPYYNRPYFPHHVYVLPRQYTGSSHPTHIPAPPRPLIKATHPREPSSAFFKVASLKKKQGTASVVSGTPSVLLSSMNTDMVCERLRMIEGIDQGMLAQYTATIKKANVNGRVLSQCNLDELKKEMNMNFGDWQLFRGIVMDLRQLENQVLHEEAPSEQGSSMVGHGETSRNRGTSGHGGPANTDTSPMYNFNLSFEELSNVGLDELQRNPNPPWMNTTHRTPSMSSLNSQESSNEICKLTDKQQAEYRNAYQEYIASMAQLEASGSGMEKPVQPHPGQFMHSSSDDKNKDGCDQDGRKSYSKRAGGKPAVDATDYASTEAATLDPISEEDEKVDHGSSKSLLGRKSSAEKLGLFQSADLKLKAAGGLRYQKLTSDDEESEESDNTPLIKDGKKVEPKRSETEDSSLAKGKEYLSDGMLDKKDSSDSGVRSNESSPNHSLQDEEADLSQSERTNLIELDEESLARKRGLPNSLSGLQDPAVARMSICSEDQCSLLASSPEESWPSSRSYNLNRTPSNNTLNNNTNAQQGNRPRQPNESSNTTGSEVIVTPGSSTTSTTTTSTSTSTTHNENVRVVHLKRGLNPGDPPEICTVTSDTVVFSEERESIL; from the exons AATGGGCAGACTCCTCTAATGCTGGCTGCAGAGCAGGGCAGTTTGGAGATTGTCCAAGAGCTCATCAGAAGAGGTGCCAATGTCAACCTGGATGATGTG GACTGCTGGTCTGCCTTGATCTCCGCAGCCAAAGAGGGGCATGTGGAGGTGGTGAAAGAGCTTCTGGATAACAGCGCTTATATTGAGCACAGAGACATG GGAGGCTGGACTGCTCTTATGTGGGCTGCATATAAAGGTCGTGTGGAGGTTGCAAAGGTTCTCCTGGAGAATGGGGCCAATCCCAACACCACAGGACAG TACAGCGTATATCCCATCATCTGGGCTGCCGGCAGAGGCCATGCTGAAATCGTCAAACTCTTGTTAAAGCAAGGAGCGAAAGTCAACTGTTCTGACAAG TATGGCACCACTCCATTGATCTGGGCTGCCAGGAAGGGCCACTATGACTGTGTGATGCACCTGCTAGAGAACGGTGCTGATGTTGACCAGGAGGGGGCA AATTCGATGACGGCTCTGATAGTGGCTGTGAAAGGCGGCTACACTGAGGTTGTGAAGGAGCTGTTGAAGAGGAACCCCAATGTGAACATGACCGATAAAGATGGCAACACAGCTCTGATGATCGCAGCCAAGGAGGGCTACACTGAGATTGTGCAGGATCTGCTGGACGCAGGGACCTACGTCAACATCCCTGACAGG AGTGGTGACACAGTGCTGATTGGAGCTGTTAGGGGTGGCCATGTAGAAATTGTAAGAGCCCTGTTGCATAAGTATGCTGACATCGACATCAGAGGACAG GACAATAAAACAGCTTTGTACTGGGCTGTGGAGAAGGGAAATGCCACCATGGTCAGAGACATCCTGCAGTGTAACCCTGACACAGAGACCACTACCAAG GATTCTGAGACTCCCTTGATCAAAGCTACCAAGATGAGAAACATTGAAATTGTGGAGCTACTCCTGGATAAAGGGGCAAAAGTGTCTGCTGTGGATAAG AAAGGGGACACGCCTCTTCACATTGCCATCCGTGGGAGGAGCCGCAGGCTGGCTGAGCTACTCCTGCGCAACCCTAAAGATGGACGCCTGCTCTACAAGCCCAATAAGGCAGGAGAGACACCATACAATATCGACTGCAGCCACCAGAAAAGCATTCTTACTCAAATCTTTGGAGCCC GACACCTGTCCCCCACTGAGACAGATGGTGACATGCTGGGCTATGACCTGTACAGCAGTGCTCTGGCTGACATCCTGAGTGAGCCCACCATGCAGCCCCCTATCTGTGTAGGCCTGTATGCTCAGTGGGGCAGCGGCAAGTCCTTCCTGCTCAAGAAGCTAGAGG atGAGATGAAGACGTTTGCAGGGCAGCAGATTGAGCCGCTGTTCCAGTTCTCTTGGCTAGTGGTGTTCCTGTCACTCTTGCTGTGTGGCTCTGTGGCTCTACTCCTTGGGTTCACTGTAGACCCCAACCTGGCCATTGCTGTCTCCCTCAGCCTGCTGGCTCTACTCTACTTGTTCtttg tGGTTGTGTACTTTGGGAGTAGGCGTGAGGGTGAAAGTTGGAACTGGGCTTGGGTTCTCAGCACGCGGCTCGCTCGCCACATTGGCTACTTGGAGCTACTGCTCAAACTCATGTTTGTTAACCCGCCAGAGCTGCCTGAGCAGACCACACGGGCACTGCCTGTCAG GTTCCTGTTTACAGATTATAACAGGCTGTCCAGTGTTGGTGGAGAGACCTCCATGGCAGAAATGATCGCCACTCTCTCTGATGCCTGTGAGAGAGAGTTTGGTTTCATGGCCTCCAGACTCTTCCGCGTCTTTAAGACGGAGGACACTCAAG GcaaaaagaaatggaagaagACATGCTGCATCCCATCCTTTGTGATCTTCCTTTTCATCCTGGGTTGTTTGATCACGGGCATGGCCTTGCTGGCCGTCTTCAAGGTAGACAGCCGGAACCAGACCGTGAATGCGGTGCTGGTTGCCATGGCGAGCGTGGTGGGCCTGGCTCTTCTGCTGAACTGCAGGACGTGGTGGCAGGTGACTGATTCAGTACTGAACTCACAGAGGAAGAGGCTGCACAGTGCTGCTAACAAGATGCAAAAACTTAAGAGTGAAGGTTTCATGAAG GTGTTAAAAAGTGAGGTGGAACTCATGGCTAAAATGGCAAAGACTATTGACAGCTTCACCCAGAATCAAACACGTCTAGTTGTCATTATCGATGGTCTGGATTCCTGTGAGCAAGATAAAGTCTTGCAAATGTTGGATACG GTGAGGGTGCTTTTCTCCAAAGGCCCATTCATCTCTATCTTTGCCAGTGACCCTCACATCATCATTAAAGCCATCAACCAGAACCTGAACAGTGTATTGCGTGACTCCAACATCAACGGCCATGATTACATGCGCAACATTGTACACCTGCCCGTCTTTCTCAACAGCCGAGGCCTTAGCAGTGCTAAGAAGATGTGTGCACCGGCCCCAGCCAACGGAGAAATGGGCAATTCGGAGG GTTGGCATGAGGAGCTGGACAGGAAGCTGTCCCAAAACAGTCTTGGTGAAATGGCTAAGCTGGGCAGTAAGACCACTTTGAATCGCAGG gACACATACCGGCGTCGTCAGATGCAGAGGTCAGTCACTCGTCAGATGTCCTTTGACCTGTCCAAGTTGTTGGTCACTGAGGACTGGTTCAGTGACATCAGCCCTCAGACCATGAGGAGACTCCTCAACATTGTGTCTGTCACAG GTCGATTACTGAGGGCCAATCAGATCACTTTTAACTGGGACCGGCTGGCATCCTGGATAAACCTGACTGAGCAGTGGCCCTACCGCACATCGTGGCTTATCCTGTACCTGGAGGAGACTGATGGAATTCCTGAACAGGCCACACTCAAAACCATCTATGAAAG AATTTCCAAGAACATTCCCACCACTAAAGATGTGGAGCCCTTGCTGGAGATAGATGGAGACGTGCGGAGTTTCGAGGTGTTCCTCTCCTCTCGCACTCCAGTGCTGGCTGCTCGAGACATCCGCACCTTCCTCCCCTGCACAGTCAACCTGGACCCTAAGCTCCGAGAGATTATAGCAG ATGTCCGTGCTGCTCGGGAGCAGATGAACATGGGTGGGGTTACATATCCCACACTGCCCCTGCAGGACCCTGCTGTTCGCCCCACATCCATCTACAGTCAGCATTCCTCAGCCTGCTCGCCTACTGCCTCATACAGCGGGCCATACAATGTGACCGGTGTGTCCCCTCAACCCCACAGCGCCTTCTACAGCGGCATAGCCGGCCCTCAGCACCCCTATTACAACAGG CCTTATTTCCCCCACCATGTTTATGTGCTGCCCCGGCAGTACACTGGCAGCTCCCATCCCACTCACATCCCTGCACCACCACGCCCACTCATTAAAGCGACCCATCCCAGGGAACCTAGCTCTGCATTC TTTAAGGTAGCGTCTTTGAAAAAGAAGCAG GGCACTGCTTCTGTGGTGTCAGGCACCCCATCTGTGCTGCTCAGCTCCATGAATACAGACATGGTATGTGAGCGTCTCAGAATGATAGAAGGCATCGACCAAGGCATGCTGGCCCAATACACTGCCACCATTAAGAAG GCCAATGTCAATGGACGGGTTTTATCCCAGTGTAACCTGGATGAGCTGAAGAAAGAGATGAACATGAACTTTGGAGACTGGCAGCTCTTTAGAGGAATT GTGATGGATTTGCGTCAGTTGGAGAACCAAGTCCTGCATGAAGAAGCCCCCAGCGAGCAGGGCAGCAGCATGGTGGGTCACGGAGAGACTAGTAGGAATCGTGGTACTTCAGGCCATGGAGGACCTGCTAACACTGATACCTCACCTATGTACAACTTCAACCTTAGCTTTGAGGAGCTCTCTAATGTGGGCCTGGATGAGCTTCAGAGGAACCCCAATCCTCCATGGATG AATACTACACACCGCACACCCAGCATGTCCAGTCTGAACTCTCAGGAGTCCTCCAATGAGATCTGCAAACTAACTGACAAGCAACAGGCTGAGTACCGCAATGCCTACCAAGAGTACATTGCCTCAATGGCGCAGCTTGAGGCATCAGGCAGTGGGATGGAGAAGCCTGTGCAGCCCCATCCAGGCCAGTTTATGCACTCCAGCTCGGATGATAAGAATAAAGATGGATGTGATCAAGATGGTCGTAAGTCCTACTCTAAGCGAGCTGGTGGAAAGCCTGCGGTGGATGCAACTGATTATGCTTCCACTGAAGCTGCCACTCTAGACCCCATCAGCGAGGAGGACGAGAAGGTTGACCACGGCTCGTCCAAGTCCCTGCTTGGACGCAAGTCCTCTGCAGAGAAGCTGGGCCTCTTCCAGAGTGCTGACCTGAAGCTGAAGGCTGCAGGAGGACTGCGCTACCAGAAACTGACCAGTGATGATGAAGAATCAGAAGAGTCTGATAACACCCCTCTGATCAAGGATGGCAAGAAAGTAGAACCCAAGCGTAGTGAGACTGAGGATTCATCTTTAGCTAAGGGAAAAGAGTACCTCTCTGACGGCATGCTGGATAAGAAGGACTCGTCTGATTCAGGCGTCCGCTCTAACGAAAGCTCACCTAATCATTCTCTGCAAGACGAGGAGGCTGACCTGTCTCAATCAGAGAGGACCAACCTTATAGAGCTAGATGAGGAGAGCCTAGCCCGCAAGAGAGGCCTGCCTAATAGTTTGAGTGGCCTCCAGGATCCGGCAGTTGCACGCATGTCGATCTGCTCTGAAGACCAGTGCAGCCTCCTGGCCAGTAGCCCTGAAGAAAGCTGGCCTTCCTCTAGAAGCTATAACCTCAACCGCACTCCCAGCAACAACACCctcaacaacaacaccaacgcCCAGCAGGGGAACCGTCCACGCCAGCCAAATGAAAGTTCCAACACCACTGGCAGTGAAGTCATCGTAACCCCTGGGTCCAGCACTACCTCCACGACCACCACctccacatccacatccaccaCCCACAATGAGAATGTACGTGTAGTGCACTTGAAGAGAGGCCTGAACCCTGGAGACCCACCTGAGATCTGCACTGTGACCTCTGACACAGTAGTCTTCAGCGAGGAGCGCGAGAGCATCCTGTGA
- the kidins220b gene encoding kinase D-interacting substrate of 220 kDa B isoform X4 — MDTTTSIKMTTIAIQNLFSYVEEENLAALKAHLDKFKEVDGRSDNGQTPLMLAAEQGSLEIVQELIRRGANVNLDDVDCWSALISAAKEGHVEVVKELLDNSAYIEHRDMGGWTALMWAAYKGRVEVAKVLLENGANPNTTGQQYSVYPIIWAAGRGHAEIVKLLLKQGAKVNCSDKYGTTPLIWAARKGHYDCVMHLLENGADVDQEGANSMTALIVAVKGGYTEVVKELLKRNPNVNMTDKDGNTALMIAAKEGYTEIVQDLLDAGTYVNIPDRSGDTVLIGAVRGGHVEIVRALLHKYADIDIRGQDNKTALYWAVEKGNATMVRDILQCNPDTETTTKDSETPLIKATKMRNIEIVELLLDKGAKVSAVDKKGDTPLHIAIRGRSRRLAELLLRNPKDGRLLYKPNKAGETPYNIDCSHQKSILTQIFGARHLSPTETDGDMLGYDLYSSALADILSEPTMQPPICVGLYAQWGSGKSFLLKKLEDEMKTFAGQQIEPLFQFSWLVVFLSLLLCGSVALLLGFTVDPNLAIAVSLSLLALLYLFFVVVYFGSRREGESWNWAWVLSTRLARHIGYLELLLKLMFVNPPELPEQTTRALPVRFLFTDYNRLSSVGGETSMAEMIATLSDACEREFGFMASRLFRVFKTEDTQGKKKWKKTCCIPSFVIFLFILGCLITGMALLAVFKVDSRNQTVNAVLVAMASVVGLALLLNCRTWWQVTDSVLNSQRKRLHSAANKMQKLKSEGFMKVLKSEVELMAKMAKTIDSFTQNQTRLVVIIDGLDSCEQDKVLQMLDTVRVLFSKGPFISIFASDPHIIIKAINQNLNSVLRDSNINGHDYMRNIVHLPVFLNSRGLSSAKKMCAPAPANGEMGNSEGWHEELDRKLSQNSLGEMAKLGSKTTLNRRDTYRRRQMQRSVTRQMSFDLSKLLVTEDWFSDISPQTMRRLLNIVSVTGRLLRANQITFNWDRLASWINLTEQWPYRTSWLILYLEETDGIPEQATLKTIYERISKNIPTTKDVEPLLEIDGDVRSFEVFLSSRTPVLAARDIRTFLPCTVNLDPKLREIIADVRAAREQMNMGGVTYPTLPLQDPAVRPTSIYSQHSSACSPTASYSGPYNVTGVSPQPHSAFYSGIAGPQHPYYNRFKVASLKKKQGTASVVSGTPSVLLSSMNTDMVCERLRMIEGIDQGMLAQYTATIKKANVNGRVLSQCNLDELKKEMNMNFGDWQLFRGIVMDLRQLENQVLHEEAPSEQGSSMVGHGETSRNRGTSGHGGPANTDTSPMYNFNLSFEELSNVGLDELQRNPNPPWMNTTHRTPSMSSLNSQESSNEICKLTDKQQAEYRNAYQEYIASMAQLEASGSGMEKPVQPHPGQFMHSSSDDKNKDGCDQDGRKSYSKRAGGKPAVDATDYASTEAATLDPISEEDEKVDHGSSKSLLGRKSSAEKLGLFQSADLKLKAAGGLRYQKLTSDDEESEESDNTPLIKDGKKVEPKRSETEDSSLAKGKEYLSDGMLDKKDSSDSGVRSNESSPNHSLQDEEADLSQSERTNLIELDEESLARKRGLPNSLSGLQDPAVARMSICSEDQCSLLASSPEESWPSSRSYNLNRTPSNNTLNNNTNAQQGNRPRQPNESSNTTGSEVIVTPGSSTTSTTTTSTSTSTTHNENVRVVHLKRGLNPGDPPEICTVTSDTVVFSEERESIL, encoded by the exons AATGGGCAGACTCCTCTAATGCTGGCTGCAGAGCAGGGCAGTTTGGAGATTGTCCAAGAGCTCATCAGAAGAGGTGCCAATGTCAACCTGGATGATGTG GACTGCTGGTCTGCCTTGATCTCCGCAGCCAAAGAGGGGCATGTGGAGGTGGTGAAAGAGCTTCTGGATAACAGCGCTTATATTGAGCACAGAGACATG GGAGGCTGGACTGCTCTTATGTGGGCTGCATATAAAGGTCGTGTGGAGGTTGCAAAGGTTCTCCTGGAGAATGGGGCCAATCCCAACACCACAGGACAG CAGTACAGCGTATATCCCATCATCTGGGCTGCCGGCAGAGGCCATGCTGAAATCGTCAAACTCTTGTTAAAGCAAGGAGCGAAAGTCAACTGTTCTGACAAG TATGGCACCACTCCATTGATCTGGGCTGCCAGGAAGGGCCACTATGACTGTGTGATGCACCTGCTAGAGAACGGTGCTGATGTTGACCAGGAGGGGGCA AATTCGATGACGGCTCTGATAGTGGCTGTGAAAGGCGGCTACACTGAGGTTGTGAAGGAGCTGTTGAAGAGGAACCCCAATGTGAACATGACCGATAAAGATGGCAACACAGCTCTGATGATCGCAGCCAAGGAGGGCTACACTGAGATTGTGCAGGATCTGCTGGACGCAGGGACCTACGTCAACATCCCTGACAGG AGTGGTGACACAGTGCTGATTGGAGCTGTTAGGGGTGGCCATGTAGAAATTGTAAGAGCCCTGTTGCATAAGTATGCTGACATCGACATCAGAGGACAG GACAATAAAACAGCTTTGTACTGGGCTGTGGAGAAGGGAAATGCCACCATGGTCAGAGACATCCTGCAGTGTAACCCTGACACAGAGACCACTACCAAG GATTCTGAGACTCCCTTGATCAAAGCTACCAAGATGAGAAACATTGAAATTGTGGAGCTACTCCTGGATAAAGGGGCAAAAGTGTCTGCTGTGGATAAG AAAGGGGACACGCCTCTTCACATTGCCATCCGTGGGAGGAGCCGCAGGCTGGCTGAGCTACTCCTGCGCAACCCTAAAGATGGACGCCTGCTCTACAAGCCCAATAAGGCAGGAGAGACACCATACAATATCGACTGCAGCCACCAGAAAAGCATTCTTACTCAAATCTTTGGAGCCC GACACCTGTCCCCCACTGAGACAGATGGTGACATGCTGGGCTATGACCTGTACAGCAGTGCTCTGGCTGACATCCTGAGTGAGCCCACCATGCAGCCCCCTATCTGTGTAGGCCTGTATGCTCAGTGGGGCAGCGGCAAGTCCTTCCTGCTCAAGAAGCTAGAGG atGAGATGAAGACGTTTGCAGGGCAGCAGATTGAGCCGCTGTTCCAGTTCTCTTGGCTAGTGGTGTTCCTGTCACTCTTGCTGTGTGGCTCTGTGGCTCTACTCCTTGGGTTCACTGTAGACCCCAACCTGGCCATTGCTGTCTCCCTCAGCCTGCTGGCTCTACTCTACTTGTTCtttg tGGTTGTGTACTTTGGGAGTAGGCGTGAGGGTGAAAGTTGGAACTGGGCTTGGGTTCTCAGCACGCGGCTCGCTCGCCACATTGGCTACTTGGAGCTACTGCTCAAACTCATGTTTGTTAACCCGCCAGAGCTGCCTGAGCAGACCACACGGGCACTGCCTGTCAG GTTCCTGTTTACAGATTATAACAGGCTGTCCAGTGTTGGTGGAGAGACCTCCATGGCAGAAATGATCGCCACTCTCTCTGATGCCTGTGAGAGAGAGTTTGGTTTCATGGCCTCCAGACTCTTCCGCGTCTTTAAGACGGAGGACACTCAAG GcaaaaagaaatggaagaagACATGCTGCATCCCATCCTTTGTGATCTTCCTTTTCATCCTGGGTTGTTTGATCACGGGCATGGCCTTGCTGGCCGTCTTCAAGGTAGACAGCCGGAACCAGACCGTGAATGCGGTGCTGGTTGCCATGGCGAGCGTGGTGGGCCTGGCTCTTCTGCTGAACTGCAGGACGTGGTGGCAGGTGACTGATTCAGTACTGAACTCACAGAGGAAGAGGCTGCACAGTGCTGCTAACAAGATGCAAAAACTTAAGAGTGAAGGTTTCATGAAG GTGTTAAAAAGTGAGGTGGAACTCATGGCTAAAATGGCAAAGACTATTGACAGCTTCACCCAGAATCAAACACGTCTAGTTGTCATTATCGATGGTCTGGATTCCTGTGAGCAAGATAAAGTCTTGCAAATGTTGGATACG GTGAGGGTGCTTTTCTCCAAAGGCCCATTCATCTCTATCTTTGCCAGTGACCCTCACATCATCATTAAAGCCATCAACCAGAACCTGAACAGTGTATTGCGTGACTCCAACATCAACGGCCATGATTACATGCGCAACATTGTACACCTGCCCGTCTTTCTCAACAGCCGAGGCCTTAGCAGTGCTAAGAAGATGTGTGCACCGGCCCCAGCCAACGGAGAAATGGGCAATTCGGAGG GTTGGCATGAGGAGCTGGACAGGAAGCTGTCCCAAAACAGTCTTGGTGAAATGGCTAAGCTGGGCAGTAAGACCACTTTGAATCGCAGG gACACATACCGGCGTCGTCAGATGCAGAGGTCAGTCACTCGTCAGATGTCCTTTGACCTGTCCAAGTTGTTGGTCACTGAGGACTGGTTCAGTGACATCAGCCCTCAGACCATGAGGAGACTCCTCAACATTGTGTCTGTCACAG GTCGATTACTGAGGGCCAATCAGATCACTTTTAACTGGGACCGGCTGGCATCCTGGATAAACCTGACTGAGCAGTGGCCCTACCGCACATCGTGGCTTATCCTGTACCTGGAGGAGACTGATGGAATTCCTGAACAGGCCACACTCAAAACCATCTATGAAAG AATTTCCAAGAACATTCCCACCACTAAAGATGTGGAGCCCTTGCTGGAGATAGATGGAGACGTGCGGAGTTTCGAGGTGTTCCTCTCCTCTCGCACTCCAGTGCTGGCTGCTCGAGACATCCGCACCTTCCTCCCCTGCACAGTCAACCTGGACCCTAAGCTCCGAGAGATTATAGCAG ATGTCCGTGCTGCTCGGGAGCAGATGAACATGGGTGGGGTTACATATCCCACACTGCCCCTGCAGGACCCTGCTGTTCGCCCCACATCCATCTACAGTCAGCATTCCTCAGCCTGCTCGCCTACTGCCTCATACAGCGGGCCATACAATGTGACCGGTGTGTCCCCTCAACCCCACAGCGCCTTCTACAGCGGCATAGCCGGCCCTCAGCACCCCTATTACAACAGG TTTAAGGTAGCGTCTTTGAAAAAGAAGCAG GGCACTGCTTCTGTGGTGTCAGGCACCCCATCTGTGCTGCTCAGCTCCATGAATACAGACATGGTATGTGAGCGTCTCAGAATGATAGAAGGCATCGACCAAGGCATGCTGGCCCAATACACTGCCACCATTAAGAAG GCCAATGTCAATGGACGGGTTTTATCCCAGTGTAACCTGGATGAGCTGAAGAAAGAGATGAACATGAACTTTGGAGACTGGCAGCTCTTTAGAGGAATT GTGATGGATTTGCGTCAGTTGGAGAACCAAGTCCTGCATGAAGAAGCCCCCAGCGAGCAGGGCAGCAGCATGGTGGGTCACGGAGAGACTAGTAGGAATCGTGGTACTTCAGGCCATGGAGGACCTGCTAACACTGATACCTCACCTATGTACAACTTCAACCTTAGCTTTGAGGAGCTCTCTAATGTGGGCCTGGATGAGCTTCAGAGGAACCCCAATCCTCCATGGATG AATACTACACACCGCACACCCAGCATGTCCAGTCTGAACTCTCAGGAGTCCTCCAATGAGATCTGCAAACTAACTGACAAGCAACAGGCTGAGTACCGCAATGCCTACCAAGAGTACATTGCCTCAATGGCGCAGCTTGAGGCATCAGGCAGTGGGATGGAGAAGCCTGTGCAGCCCCATCCAGGCCAGTTTATGCACTCCAGCTCGGATGATAAGAATAAAGATGGATGTGATCAAGATGGTCGTAAGTCCTACTCTAAGCGAGCTGGTGGAAAGCCTGCGGTGGATGCAACTGATTATGCTTCCACTGAAGCTGCCACTCTAGACCCCATCAGCGAGGAGGACGAGAAGGTTGACCACGGCTCGTCCAAGTCCCTGCTTGGACGCAAGTCCTCTGCAGAGAAGCTGGGCCTCTTCCAGAGTGCTGACCTGAAGCTGAAGGCTGCAGGAGGACTGCGCTACCAGAAACTGACCAGTGATGATGAAGAATCAGAAGAGTCTGATAACACCCCTCTGATCAAGGATGGCAAGAAAGTAGAACCCAAGCGTAGTGAGACTGAGGATTCATCTTTAGCTAAGGGAAAAGAGTACCTCTCTGACGGCATGCTGGATAAGAAGGACTCGTCTGATTCAGGCGTCCGCTCTAACGAAAGCTCACCTAATCATTCTCTGCAAGACGAGGAGGCTGACCTGTCTCAATCAGAGAGGACCAACCTTATAGAGCTAGATGAGGAGAGCCTAGCCCGCAAGAGAGGCCTGCCTAATAGTTTGAGTGGCCTCCAGGATCCGGCAGTTGCACGCATGTCGATCTGCTCTGAAGACCAGTGCAGCCTCCTGGCCAGTAGCCCTGAAGAAAGCTGGCCTTCCTCTAGAAGCTATAACCTCAACCGCACTCCCAGCAACAACACCctcaacaacaacaccaacgcCCAGCAGGGGAACCGTCCACGCCAGCCAAATGAAAGTTCCAACACCACTGGCAGTGAAGTCATCGTAACCCCTGGGTCCAGCACTACCTCCACGACCACCACctccacatccacatccaccaCCCACAATGAGAATGTACGTGTAGTGCACTTGAAGAGAGGCCTGAACCCTGGAGACCCACCTGAGATCTGCACTGTGACCTCTGACACAGTAGTCTTCAGCGAGGAGCGCGAGAGCATCCTGTGA